Proteins from a single region of Streptomyces sp. Tu 3180:
- a CDS encoding TetR family transcriptional regulator has protein sequence MPAEANRDKAAKAAKAAEAAETAETAGAARTDKAAPAGAADRAARTDTGAPRTAPASPLTERQEARRRRILHASARLAGRGGFDAVQMREVAESSQVALGTLYRYFPSKIHLLVATMQDQLEHLHATLRKKPPTGETAAERTAETLMRAFRALQREPHLADAMVRALTFADRSVSPEVDQVSRQTTAIILDAAGLTDPTPDQLAAVRVIEHTWHSTLITWLSGRASIAQVKVDIETACRLMDLTAPEETGTRIRKFR, from the coding sequence ATGCCCGCGGAAGCCAACAGGGACAAGGCGGCCAAGGCGGCCAAGGCGGCCGAGGCGGCTGAGACGGCTGAGACGGCCGGGGCGGCCAGGACGGACAAGGCCGCCCCGGCAGGCGCGGCGGACCGGGCGGCGAGGACGGACACCGGCGCCCCGCGCACCGCCCCGGCCTCACCGCTCACCGAGCGGCAGGAGGCGCGCCGGCGCCGCATCCTGCACGCGAGCGCACGGCTGGCCGGCCGGGGCGGCTTCGACGCGGTGCAGATGCGTGAGGTCGCGGAGTCCTCCCAGGTGGCGCTCGGCACGCTCTACCGCTACTTCCCGTCCAAGATCCATCTCCTGGTCGCCACCATGCAGGACCAGCTGGAGCACCTGCACGCCACCCTGCGGAAGAAGCCGCCGACCGGCGAGACCGCGGCCGAGCGGACCGCCGAGACCCTGATGCGGGCCTTCCGCGCGCTCCAGCGCGAGCCGCACCTGGCCGACGCCATGGTGCGCGCCCTGACCTTCGCGGACCGCAGCGTGAGCCCGGAGGTCGACCAGGTCTCCCGGCAGACCACGGCGATCATCCTGGACGCCGCGGGCCTCACCGATCCCACGCCCGACCAGCTCGCCGCGGTCCGCGTCATCGAGCACACCTGGCACTCGACCCTGATCACCTGGCTCTCGGGCCGCGCCTCCATCGCCCAGGTGAAGGTGGACATCGAGACGGCGTGCCGCCTGATGGACCTGACGGCACCGGAGGAGACCGGCACCCGTATCCGAAAGTTTCGATGA
- a CDS encoding prenyltransferase/squalene oxidase repeat-containing protein: MNVRRSAAVLAAVAVIGAAAPAAADPSPSPSRALPSALYGDGDPQYDGVWRQSLALLAQHTVGVEPPEPAVDWLAGQQCADGSFAPYRADTAKACDAKTTVDTNQTAAAVQALAALGGHDDVTAKAVDWLKSVQNEDGGWGYTAGGASDTNSTSVVIGALAAAGENPADVRKDGESPYDALLTLALPCDAEGAGAFAFQPDKKGELAANADATAAGVLGALGKGLAAGPGKGAKPEAGCEKAETPGQAAANGAAHLTSVLAGDGHLTSALAGAEDQPDHGNTADAVVALAAQGAVEPARKSLAWLEENAADWAARSGPAAYAQLIFAAHATGADPRDFGGADLVEQLTATGPAVPADQDGKGEKDQEEKDEKDEKGSAFGVWWFVGVCLVAGAGIGFLISGRAKRQQP; the protein is encoded by the coding sequence ATGAACGTCCGCCGCAGCGCAGCGGTCCTGGCCGCCGTCGCCGTGATCGGCGCCGCCGCACCGGCCGCCGCCGACCCGTCCCCTTCCCCGTCCCGGGCGCTCCCGTCCGCGCTGTACGGCGACGGCGACCCGCAGTACGACGGTGTCTGGCGCCAGTCGCTCGCCCTGCTCGCGCAGCACACGGTGGGCGTCGAGCCGCCGGAGCCGGCCGTCGACTGGCTGGCCGGGCAGCAGTGCGCCGACGGCTCCTTCGCCCCGTACCGCGCCGACACCGCGAAGGCGTGCGACGCGAAGACGACGGTCGACACCAACCAGACCGCCGCCGCCGTCCAGGCCCTCGCCGCGCTCGGCGGCCACGACGACGTGACCGCGAAGGCCGTCGACTGGCTGAAGTCCGTGCAGAACGAGGACGGCGGCTGGGGTTACACGGCGGGCGGAGCCAGTGACACCAACTCCACCTCCGTCGTCATCGGCGCGCTGGCCGCCGCCGGCGAGAACCCGGCCGACGTGCGGAAGGACGGCGAGTCCCCCTACGACGCCCTGCTGACGCTGGCCCTCCCGTGCGATGCCGAGGGCGCGGGCGCCTTCGCCTTCCAGCCGGACAAGAAGGGCGAGCTGGCCGCCAACGCGGACGCGACGGCGGCGGGCGTCCTCGGTGCGCTCGGCAAGGGCCTGGCGGCCGGGCCCGGAAAGGGCGCGAAGCCGGAGGCCGGCTGCGAGAAGGCCGAGACCCCCGGACAGGCCGCCGCCAACGGTGCCGCCCACCTCACCTCCGTCCTCGCCGGGGACGGCCACCTCACCTCCGCCCTCGCCGGCGCCGAGGACCAGCCCGACCACGGCAACACCGCCGACGCGGTCGTCGCGCTCGCCGCGCAGGGCGCCGTCGAACCGGCGCGCAAGTCCCTGGCCTGGCTGGAGGAGAACGCCGCCGACTGGGCCGCCCGGAGCGGCCCCGCCGCCTACGCCCAGCTGATCTTCGCCGCCCACGCCACCGGCGCCGACCCGCGCGACTTCGGCGGTGCCGACCTGGTGGAGCAGCTCACCGCGACCGGCCCGGCCGTACCGGCGGACCAGGACGGCAAGGGGGAGAAGGACCAGGAGGAGAAGGACGAGAAGGACGAGAAGGGCTCCGCCTTCGGCGTCTGGTGGTTCGTCGGCGTCTGCCTGGTCGCCGGTGCCGGCATCGGCTTCCTGATCAGCGGCCGCGCGAAGAGGCAGCAGCCGTGA
- a CDS encoding CbiQ family ECF transporter T component, whose translation MWALALGTAATRTTNPLLLALLVTVSAYVVAARRPDAPWARSYGAFVRLALAVLLVRLVFAVALGSPVPGTHVLVHLPEVPLPDWAQGIRLGGRVTAEALTFALYDGLRLATLLVCVGAANSLANPSRLLKSLPGALYETGVAVVVALTFAPHLIADVQRLRAARRLRGRPDRGVRGLLQVGLPVLEGALERSVALAAAMDARGYGRSAEVPPAVRRTTAALTLGGLLGVCAGTYGLLTAEGGTYGLPVLLGGLAAALAGLRLGGRRSLRTRYRPDRWDVRAWLVAGSGAAVAALLTLAATRDPAALHPGVVPLVAPVLPLWPAAAVLLGLLPAFVTPAPEGTPRKEPS comes from the coding sequence CTGTGGGCCCTCGCCCTCGGCACCGCCGCCACCCGCACCACCAACCCCCTCCTCCTCGCCCTGCTCGTCACGGTCTCCGCGTACGTCGTGGCGGCCCGCCGCCCGGACGCCCCCTGGGCCCGCTCCTACGGCGCGTTCGTCAGGCTGGCCCTGGCGGTGCTGCTCGTCCGCCTCGTCTTCGCGGTCGCCCTCGGCTCCCCCGTCCCCGGCACGCACGTGCTCGTCCACCTTCCCGAAGTCCCCCTCCCCGACTGGGCGCAGGGCATCCGCCTCGGCGGCCGGGTCACCGCCGAGGCCCTCACGTTCGCCCTGTACGACGGCCTGAGACTCGCCACGCTGCTCGTCTGCGTGGGCGCCGCGAACTCGCTCGCCAACCCCTCCCGCCTGCTCAAGTCCCTCCCCGGCGCCCTGTACGAGACGGGCGTGGCCGTCGTCGTGGCGCTGACCTTCGCCCCGCACCTGATCGCCGACGTCCAGCGCCTGCGCGCCGCCCGCCGGCTGCGCGGCCGCCCGGACCGGGGCGTGCGCGGTCTCCTGCAGGTCGGACTGCCGGTCCTGGAGGGCGCGTTGGAGCGTTCCGTCGCCCTGGCCGCCGCGATGGACGCCCGCGGCTACGGCCGCAGCGCCGAGGTCCCGCCGGCCGTCCGCCGGACCACCGCCGCCCTCACCCTCGGCGGTCTGCTCGGCGTCTGCGCCGGAACGTACGGACTGCTCACCGCCGAGGGCGGCACCTACGGCCTCCCCGTGCTCCTCGGTGGTCTCGCCGCCGCCCTCGCGGGCCTGCGGCTGGGCGGGCGGCGCTCCCTGCGCACCCGTTACCGCCCCGACCGCTGGGACGTCCGCGCCTGGCTGGTCGCCGGTTCGGGCGCGGCGGTCGCGGCGCTGCTGACGCTCGCCGCCACCCGCGACCCGGCTGCCCTGCACCCCGGCGTGGTCCCGCTCGTCGCGCCGGTGCTGCCCCTGTGGCCCGCGGCGGCCGTCCTGCTCGGCCTGCTCCCCGCCTTCGTCACCCCCGCCCCCGAGGGCACCCCCCGCAAGGAGCCGTCGTGA
- a CDS encoding ABC transporter ATP-binding protein — MIRFENVSVTYDGAARPSVRDVDLEVPEGELVLLVGPSGVGKSTLLGAVSGLVPHFTGGTLRGRVTVAGRDTRTHKPRELADVVGTVGQDPLSHFVTDTVEDELAYGMESLGLPADVMRRRVEETLDLLGLAGLRDRPVSTLSGGQRQRVAIGSVLTPHPRVLVLDEPTSALDPAAAEEVLAVLQRLVHDLGTTVLMAEHRLERVVQYADQVILLPGPGEPPLLGTPAEVMAVSPVFPPVVDLGRLAGWSPLPLTVRDARRRAAPLRERLADREPRRDTPPVPAPPPAGRRLFKRAAPDAPSPAYVAEVRSLAVRRDRVQALRHVDLTVVPGETVALMGRNGAGKSTLLGALVGLVAPSAGSVRTGDAVPHRTRPRDLVRRVGLVPQEPRDLLCADTVAAECAAADRDADAEPGTCRALLSELLPGVADDTHPRDLSEGQRLTLALAVVLTARPPLLLLDEPTRGLDYAAKARLVTLLRGLAAGGHAIVLATHDVELAAELAHRVVLLAEGEVIADGPAAEVVVASPSFAPQVAKILAPQHWLTVSQVREALS; from the coding sequence GTGATCCGCTTCGAGAACGTGTCGGTGACGTACGACGGTGCGGCGCGGCCCTCCGTCCGGGACGTCGACCTCGAGGTCCCCGAGGGCGAACTGGTCCTCCTGGTCGGCCCGTCCGGCGTCGGCAAGTCCACCCTGCTGGGCGCGGTCAGCGGCCTGGTCCCGCACTTCACCGGGGGCACCCTGCGCGGCAGGGTCACGGTCGCCGGCCGTGACACCCGCACCCACAAGCCGCGCGAACTGGCCGACGTCGTGGGGACGGTGGGCCAGGACCCCCTCTCCCACTTCGTGACGGACACCGTCGAGGACGAACTCGCCTACGGCATGGAGTCGCTGGGCCTCCCCGCGGACGTGATGCGCCGCCGCGTCGAGGAGACCCTCGACCTGCTGGGCCTGGCCGGCCTGCGGGACCGTCCCGTCTCCACCCTCTCGGGCGGCCAGCGGCAGCGGGTCGCCATCGGCTCGGTCCTCACCCCGCACCCGCGGGTGCTGGTCCTGGACGAGCCGACCTCCGCGCTCGACCCGGCGGCGGCCGAGGAGGTCCTGGCGGTCCTCCAGCGCCTGGTCCACGACCTGGGCACCACGGTCCTCATGGCCGAACACCGCCTGGAGCGCGTCGTCCAGTACGCCGACCAGGTGATCCTGCTGCCGGGCCCGGGCGAGCCCCCGCTCCTCGGCACCCCGGCGGAGGTGATGGCGGTGTCCCCCGTCTTCCCCCCGGTGGTGGACCTGGGCCGTCTCGCCGGCTGGTCCCCCCTGCCGCTCACCGTCCGGGACGCGCGCCGCAGGGCGGCCCCGCTGCGAGAACGCCTGGCCGACCGGGAGCCCCGCCGGGACACGCCCCCGGTCCCCGCGCCGCCCCCGGCCGGCAGGCGCCTGTTCAAGCGCGCGGCGCCGGACGCCCCGTCCCCCGCGTACGTGGCCGAGGTCCGCTCCCTCGCCGTCCGCCGCGACCGCGTGCAGGCCCTGCGCCACGTCGACCTGACCGTCGTCCCCGGCGAGACCGTCGCCCTCATGGGCCGCAACGGCGCCGGGAAGTCGACGCTGCTCGGCGCGCTCGTCGGCCTCGTCGCACCGTCCGCCGGCTCGGTCCGCACCGGTGACGCGGTCCCCCACCGCACCCGCCCCCGCGACCTGGTGCGCCGCGTCGGCCTGGTCCCGCAGGAGCCGCGCGACCTGCTCTGCGCCGACACGGTCGCCGCGGAGTGCGCGGCCGCCGACCGGGACGCGGACGCGGAGCCGGGCACGTGCCGCGCCCTGCTGTCGGAGCTGCTCCCCGGGGTGGCCGACGACACCCACCCCCGCGACCTGTCCGAGGGCCAGCGCCTGACCCTCGCCCTGGCGGTGGTCCTGACCGCCCGCCCGCCCCTGCTCCTGCTGGACGAGCCGACCCGCGGCCTGGACTACGCGGCGAAGGCCCGCCTGGTGACGCTCCTGCGCGGGCTGGCCGCCGGGGGTCACGCGATCGTCCTGGCCACCCACGACGTCGAGCTGGCGGCGGAACTCGCCCACCGGGTGGTCCTGCTCGCCGAGGGCGAGGTGATCGCGGACGGTCCGGCGGCGGAGGTGGTCGTGGCGTCCCCGTCCTTCGCCCCGCAGGTGGCGAAGATCCTGGCCCCGCAGCACTGGCTCACGGTCTCCCAGGTCCGCGAGGCCCTGTCATGA
- a CDS encoding SCO2322 family protein produces the protein MTRRSAVLFLAALLSLPAGAGQAQAAGYRYWSFWERDGGAWTYATQGPSLVRPSDGAVQGFRFSVSEDSADAAEPRGTADFAAVCAETPPREGTKRVALVVDFGTPADAPSGETPPAGRTACARVSPDATTAEALASVAEPLRYDANALLCAIAGYPRQGCGEQVSDEDAPAPGKNASGPSNPPDPSASSDGGPSLGLVAGIAVVVCLGAAAIRQVRRRG, from the coding sequence GTGACACGCCGCTCCGCCGTCCTGTTCCTGGCCGCGCTCCTGTCCCTGCCCGCGGGCGCGGGCCAGGCGCAGGCCGCCGGCTACCGCTACTGGTCCTTCTGGGAGCGCGACGGCGGGGCGTGGACGTACGCCACCCAGGGCCCGTCCCTCGTCCGTCCCTCCGACGGCGCCGTCCAGGGCTTCCGCTTCTCCGTCAGCGAGGACTCCGCCGACGCGGCGGAGCCCCGCGGCACCGCCGACTTCGCCGCCGTCTGCGCCGAGACCCCGCCGCGGGAGGGCACGAAGCGCGTGGCCCTGGTCGTCGACTTCGGGACGCCCGCCGACGCCCCTTCCGGCGAGACTCCGCCCGCGGGCCGCACGGCCTGCGCCCGGGTCTCCCCGGACGCGACGACCGCCGAGGCCCTGGCCTCCGTCGCCGAGCCCCTGCGCTACGACGCCAACGCCCTGCTGTGCGCGATCGCGGGTTACCCGCGACAGGGCTGCGGGGAGCAGGTGTCGGACGAGGACGCTCCGGCGCCCGGGAAGAACGCCTCCGGCCCGTCGAACCCGCCGGACCCCTCCGCCTCCTCGGACGGCGGCCCGTCCCTGGGCCTGGTGGCCGGGATCGCGGTGGTGGTGTGCCTGGGCGCGGCGGCGATCCGGCAGGTACGCCGCCGTGGCTAG
- a CDS encoding class I SAM-dependent methyltransferase, giving the protein MLTVDFSRFPLAPGDRVLDLGCGAGRHAFECYRRGARVVALDQNGEEIREVAKWFAVMKEAGEAPAGATATAMEGDALALPFPDESFDVVIISEVMEHIPDDKGVLAEMVRVLKPGGRIAITVPRYGPEKVCWTLSDAYHEVEGGHIRIYKADELLAKIREAGLRPYGTHHAHALHSPYWWLKCAFGVDNDKALPVRAYHKLLVWDIMKKPLATRVAERALNPVIGKSFVAYATKPHLPRAEAEADAT; this is encoded by the coding sequence GTGCTGACCGTCGACTTCTCCCGGTTCCCGCTCGCCCCGGGCGACCGTGTCCTGGACCTCGGCTGCGGGGCCGGCCGGCACGCGTTCGAGTGCTACCGGCGCGGCGCGCGGGTCGTGGCGCTGGACCAGAACGGCGAGGAGATCCGCGAGGTCGCCAAGTGGTTCGCGGTGATGAAGGAGGCCGGGGAGGCGCCCGCCGGGGCCACCGCGACCGCCATGGAGGGCGACGCCCTCGCCCTGCCCTTCCCCGACGAGTCCTTCGACGTCGTGATCATCTCCGAGGTGATGGAGCACATCCCGGACGACAAGGGCGTCCTCGCCGAGATGGTGCGCGTGCTCAAGCCCGGCGGCCGGATCGCGATCACCGTCCCGCGCTACGGCCCGGAGAAGGTGTGCTGGACGCTGTCCGACGCCTACCACGAGGTCGAGGGCGGCCACATCCGCATCTACAAGGCGGACGAGCTGCTGGCGAAGATCCGCGAGGCCGGCCTGCGTCCCTACGGCACCCACCACGCGCACGCGCTGCACTCGCCCTACTGGTGGCTGAAGTGCGCGTTCGGCGTGGACAACGACAAGGCGCTGCCGGTGCGGGCGTACCACAAGCTGCTGGTCTGGGACATCATGAAGAAGCCGCTGGCCACCCGGGTCGCCGAGCGGGCGCTGAACCCGGTGATCGGCAAGAGCTTCGTGGCGTACGCGACCAAGCCGCACCTGCCGCGCGCCGAGGCCGAGGCGGACGCCACGTGA
- a CDS encoding endo-1,4-beta-xylanase — protein sequence MLMIRNRAGSRAAGGRGRLRAGLGVTTTALLTVTALAALPQATAHAAGTLGAAAAEKGRYFGAAVAANHLGEAQYVSTLNTEFNSVTPENEMKWDAVEPSRGSFSFSRADQIVNHAQSRGMSVRGHTLVWHSQLPSWVSGLGATDLRTAMNNHITQVMTHYKGDIHSWDVVNEAFQDGGSGARRSSPFQDRLGNGFIEEAFRTARAADPDAKLCYNDYNTDGVNAKSNAVYNMVKDFKSRGVPIDCVGFQSHFNSNSPVPSDYQANLQRFADLGVDVQITELDIEGSGTTQATHYGNVVRACLAVTRCTGITVWGIPDKYSWRASGTPLLFDDNYNKKPAYHAVLSALGGSSGGDPGGPGDPGAACTATYTTAEDWGGGYNGKVTVTAGSSPISGWSVNVTLTAPQKVVSVWNGSPTWDGSGNVMTVKSSWNGTLQAGASTTFGFTVNRNGGSTPPQLGACTAS from the coding sequence ATGCTCATGATCAGAAACAGAGCCGGATCCAGGGCCGCCGGAGGAAGAGGCCGCCTGCGCGCCGGCCTGGGCGTCACCACCACCGCCCTGCTCACCGTCACCGCGCTCGCGGCACTCCCCCAGGCCACCGCCCACGCCGCCGGCACCCTGGGCGCCGCGGCGGCCGAGAAGGGCCGCTACTTCGGCGCCGCCGTCGCCGCGAACCACCTGGGCGAGGCACAGTACGTCTCCACGCTGAACACCGAGTTCAACTCGGTGACGCCGGAGAACGAGATGAAGTGGGACGCGGTCGAGCCCAGCCGCGGCTCCTTCAGCTTCAGCCGCGCCGACCAGATCGTGAACCACGCCCAGAGCCGGGGCATGAGCGTGCGCGGGCACACCCTGGTCTGGCACTCCCAGCTGCCGAGCTGGGTCTCCGGGCTCGGCGCCACGGACCTGCGGACCGCGATGAACAACCACATCACCCAGGTCATGACCCACTACAAGGGCGACATCCACTCCTGGGACGTGGTCAACGAGGCGTTCCAGGACGGCGGCAGCGGCGCCCGGCGCAGCTCGCCCTTCCAGGACAGGCTCGGCAACGGCTTCATCGAGGAGGCCTTCCGCACCGCCCGCGCGGCCGACCCGGACGCCAAGCTCTGCTACAACGACTACAACACCGACGGCGTCAACGCGAAGAGCAACGCCGTCTACAACATGGTCAAGGACTTCAAGTCCCGTGGCGTGCCGATCGACTGCGTCGGCTTCCAGTCCCACTTCAACAGCAACTCGCCGGTCCCCTCCGACTACCAGGCCAACCTCCAGCGCTTCGCCGACCTCGGCGTCGACGTGCAGATCACCGAGCTGGACATCGAGGGTTCCGGCACGACCCAGGCCACCCACTACGGCAACGTGGTGCGGGCCTGCCTGGCGGTGACCCGCTGCACCGGCATCACGGTGTGGGGCATCCCGGACAAGTACTCGTGGCGGGCGAGCGGGACACCGCTGCTCTTCGACGACAACTACAACAAGAAGCCCGCCTACCACGCCGTGCTGAGCGCGCTCGGCGGCTCCTCCGGCGGCGACCCCGGCGGCCCGGGCGATCCGGGCGCGGCCTGCACCGCCACCTACACCACGGCGGAGGACTGGGGCGGCGGCTACAACGGCAAGGTCACCGTCACCGCGGGCAGTTCGCCGATCAGCGGCTGGAGCGTGAACGTCACGCTGACCGCCCCGCAGAAGGTCGTCTCGGTCTGGAACGGCTCACCCACCTGGGACGGCAGCGGCAACGTCATGACGGTGAAGTCCAGTTGGAACGGCACCCTGCAGGCCGGGGCCTCGACCACCTTCGGGTTCACCGTGAACAGGAACGGCGGCTCGACGCCCCCGCAGCTCGGCGCCTGCACGGCCTCCTGA
- a CDS encoding glycosyltransferase family 4 protein has translation MTAEASQAGPSEGPASDGLRPLRIALLTYKGNPFCGGQGVYVRHLSRELARLGHRVEVIGAQPYPVLDEGYDGLSLTELPSLDLYRQPDPFRTPKRDEYRDWIDALEVGTMWTGGFPEPLTFSLRARRHLRARRGDFDVVHDNQTLGYGLLGDVGAPLVTTIHHPITVDRRLELDAAETWQRRYSVRRWYAFTRMQKRVARRLPSVLTVSGTSRQEIVDHLGVRQDRIHVVHIGADTDLFAPDPSVPVVPGRIVTTSSADVPLKGLVFLVEALAKVRVEHPAAHLVVVGKRPAEGPVAQAMERYGLEGAVEFVKGISDAELVDLVRSAQVACVPSLYEGFSLPAAEAMATGTPLLATTGGAIPEVAGRDGETCLAVPPGDADALAGGLTRLLGDAQLRARLGAAGRERVLRHFTWARAAQGTVARYREAIALAGRDAADARSAGPARRRPAAGRGRPATTPLGRSAAPTDTDAAPAPPRTRARCR, from the coding sequence GTGACCGCTGAGGCCAGTCAGGCCGGGCCCTCGGAAGGGCCCGCATCCGACGGCTTGCGACCGCTCCGCATCGCACTCCTCACCTACAAGGGAAACCCGTTCTGCGGCGGGCAGGGCGTCTACGTGCGCCACCTCTCGCGCGAACTCGCCCGCCTCGGCCACCGCGTCGAGGTCATCGGCGCCCAGCCCTACCCCGTCCTCGACGAGGGGTACGACGGGCTGAGCCTCACCGAGCTGCCCAGCCTCGACCTCTACCGCCAGCCGGACCCCTTCCGCACCCCGAAGCGCGACGAGTACCGCGACTGGATCGACGCGCTCGAGGTCGGCACGATGTGGACCGGCGGCTTCCCCGAGCCGCTGACGTTCTCCCTGCGCGCCCGCCGCCACCTGCGCGCCCGGCGCGGCGACTTCGACGTCGTCCACGACAACCAGACGCTCGGCTACGGCCTGCTCGGCGACGTCGGCGCGCCCCTGGTGACCACCATCCACCACCCCATCACCGTCGACCGGCGACTGGAGCTGGACGCCGCCGAGACCTGGCAGCGCCGGTACTCGGTGCGCCGCTGGTACGCCTTCACCCGGATGCAGAAGCGGGTGGCGCGCCGCCTGCCGTCCGTGCTCACCGTCTCCGGCACCTCCCGCCAGGAGATCGTCGACCACCTCGGCGTACGGCAGGACCGGATCCACGTCGTCCACATCGGTGCCGACACCGACCTGTTCGCGCCGGATCCGTCGGTGCCGGTGGTGCCGGGCCGGATCGTCACCACGTCCAGCGCGGACGTGCCGCTCAAGGGCCTGGTCTTCCTCGTCGAGGCGCTGGCGAAGGTCCGCGTCGAGCACCCCGCGGCGCACCTCGTCGTGGTCGGCAAGCGCCCCGCGGAGGGACCCGTCGCCCAGGCGATGGAGCGGTACGGACTCGAGGGCGCCGTCGAGTTCGTCAAGGGCATCTCGGACGCGGAACTCGTCGACCTCGTGCGCTCGGCCCAGGTCGCGTGCGTGCCGTCGCTCTACGAGGGCTTCTCGCTCCCGGCCGCCGAGGCGATGGCGACGGGCACCCCGCTGCTCGCCACGACCGGCGGCGCCATTCCCGAGGTCGCCGGCCGGGACGGGGAGACGTGCCTCGCCGTGCCGCCCGGTGACGCGGACGCGCTGGCCGGCGGGCTGACCCGGCTGCTGGGCGACGCGCAGCTGCGTGCGCGGCTCGGGGCGGCCGGCCGGGAACGGGTGCTGCGGCACTTCACGTGGGCGCGGGCGGCGCAGGGCACGGTGGCCCGCTACCGCGAGGCGATCGCCCTCGCGGGCCGTGACGCCGCGGACGCCCGCTCCGCGGGCCCCGCCCGGCGCCGCCCCGCGGCCGGCCGCGGCCGCCCCGCGACCACGCCTCTGGGCCGCTCCGCGGCCCCCACCGACACGGACGCCGCCCCGGCACCCCCGCGGACACGGGCACGGTGCCGGTGA
- a CDS encoding ECF transporter S component: MTTKDTGGTGAQRQARAVRLGPRSLAALALVSAVGVAGFGWPFLAPPASALNAHAQDAPWLFAGLLVLLVAVVAAAISESGLGPKAVAMLGVLAAAGAALRPIGAGTAGLEPMFFLMVLSGRVLGPGFGFVLGSVTMFASALLTGGVGPWLPFQMLAMGWFAMGAGLLPGPHRLRGRAELWMLAGYGFLAAFAYGTVMNMAGWPFMSALASNIAFDPDAAVPANLARFLAYCLATSLGWDLGRALVTVVLTLALGAPVLRALRRATRRAAFEAPVTFAPPPP, translated from the coding sequence ATGACCACCAAGGACACCGGCGGCACCGGTGCGCAGCGCCAGGCCCGGGCCGTCCGGCTGGGCCCGCGCTCGCTGGCGGCCCTGGCCCTGGTGAGCGCGGTGGGCGTGGCCGGCTTCGGCTGGCCCTTCCTCGCCCCGCCCGCCTCCGCCCTGAACGCCCACGCCCAGGACGCGCCGTGGCTCTTCGCGGGCCTCCTCGTCCTGCTGGTCGCGGTCGTGGCGGCGGCGATCTCGGAGTCCGGCCTCGGTCCGAAGGCGGTGGCGATGCTCGGCGTCCTGGCGGCGGCGGGCGCGGCGCTGCGGCCCATCGGCGCCGGGACGGCCGGCCTGGAGCCCATGTTCTTCCTCATGGTCCTCAGCGGCCGGGTCCTCGGCCCCGGCTTCGGCTTCGTCCTCGGCTCGGTGACGATGTTCGCGTCCGCCCTGCTCACGGGCGGGGTCGGTCCGTGGCTCCCGTTCCAGATGCTGGCGATGGGCTGGTTCGCGATGGGCGCGGGCCTGCTGCCGGGCCCGCACCGTCTGCGCGGCCGCGCGGAGCTCTGGATGCTCGCCGGGTACGGCTTCCTGGCGGCCTTCGCCTACGGCACGGTGATGAACATGGCGGGCTGGCCCTTCATGTCCGCCCTCGCCTCGAACATCGCCTTCGACCCGGACGCGGCGGTCCCCGCGAACCTGGCCCGCTTCCTGGCTTACTGCCTGGCCACGTCCCTCGGCTGGGACCTGGGCCGGGCGCTGGTCACGGTCGTCCTGACCCTCGCCCTCGGCGCCCCGGTCCTGCGGGCCCTGCGCCGGGCCACCCGGAGGGCGGCCTTCGAGGCGCCGGTCACATTCGCCCCTCCCCCTCCGTGA